One window of Leptotrichia sp. oral taxon 498 genomic DNA carries:
- the efeO gene encoding iron uptake system protein EfeO, which yields MKKMGILLLIGALMAISCGKDTGAKEGGKAGTTAGKTAEQGKTDLSKETAEYKKYVEGQIDMLLKDTENFAQLLKTGKLDEAKKVYPLIRMAYERSEPIAESFGESDIKIDYRLVDFKEEFKNEEGWKGFHRIEKILWEQNTTKGTEKYAEDLVNDIKELKAKIATIEVTPDLMVTGAIDLLNEVSTQKITGEEEVFSHTDLYDFRANIEGAQKIFELFRPKLEQKDAKLVTTLDTEFKAVNALLDKYMTDDKNYKLYTELKPEDTKALAEAVTKLGEPLSQMGIVIDATPKK from the coding sequence ATGAAAAAAATGGGAATTTTATTGCTTATTGGAGCATTAATGGCGATAAGCTGTGGCAAAGATACCGGAGCAAAGGAAGGTGGAAAGGCTGGTACAACAGCTGGAAAGACAGCTGAACAAGGGAAAACTGATTTAAGCAAGGAAACTGCTGAATATAAAAAGTATGTTGAAGGTCAGATTGATATGCTTTTAAAGGATACAGAAAATTTTGCACAATTATTAAAGACTGGGAAATTAGACGAAGCTAAAAAAGTTTATCCGCTAATCCGTATGGCTTATGAAAGATCTGAGCCTATCGCTGAAAGCTTTGGAGAATCGGATATTAAGATAGATTACCGTCTTGTAGACTTCAAGGAAGAATTTAAAAATGAGGAAGGCTGGAAAGGTTTTCATAGAATTGAAAAAATATTGTGGGAACAAAACACTACAAAAGGAACTGAAAAATACGCAGAAGATCTTGTAAACGACATTAAGGAACTAAAGGCAAAAATTGCTACAATTGAAGTAACGCCTGATTTAATGGTTACAGGAGCGATTGACCTGTTAAATGAAGTTTCGACTCAAAAAATTACTGGAGAAGAAGAAGTGTTCTCACATACTGATTTATACGACTTTAGAGCAAACATCGAAGGAGCTCAGAAAATTTTTGAACTATTTAGACCTAAATTAGAACAAAAAGATGCTAAGCTCGTAACAACTTTAGATACTGAATTTAAAGCTGTAAATGCACTTCTTGATAAATATATGACAGATGACAAAAATTATAAATTGTACACAGAATTGAAGCCAGAAGATACAAAAGCTCTAGCTGAAGCAGTTACTAAACTTGGAGAACCTTTGTCGCAAATGGGAATTGTAATAGATGCAACTCCTAAAAAATAA
- the rsmA gene encoding 16S rRNA (adenine(1518)-N(6)/adenine(1519)-N(6))-dimethyltransferase RsmA, which yields MKKINHNKNYATKKKYGQNFLNDSSLSDKILDVASINKNVEVLEIGSGLGFLTKKLITNSKFLTSFEIDDDLIPILKKKFGKYENFDLVHRDFLEVDLSEFLENKKDVKVVANIPYYITSPIINKLLEYRENIDEIYLMVQKEVAERIVSKPHSKNMSLLTHAVQFYAETEYLFTVPKEKFDPVPKVDSAFLGIKILKNKKYESQISEEKYFKYLREAFSNKRKSISNNLSNLGFSKDFVKECLKKVGKTELARAEEFSVQGFIDFIRILEG from the coding sequence TTGAAAAAAATAAATCATAATAAAAATTATGCCACCAAAAAAAAATACGGTCAAAACTTTTTAAATGACAGTTCATTATCTGATAAAATTTTGGATGTGGCAAGTATTAATAAAAATGTAGAAGTCTTGGAAATAGGTTCGGGACTTGGGTTTTTGACAAAAAAATTGATAACCAATTCTAAATTCTTGACTTCGTTTGAAATAGACGACGATTTGATTCCAATTTTGAAGAAAAAATTTGGGAAATATGAAAATTTTGATTTGGTTCATAGAGATTTTTTGGAAGTTGACTTATCCGAATTTTTGGAAAATAAAAAAGATGTGAAAGTGGTTGCAAATATTCCTTATTATATAACTTCGCCAATTATTAATAAATTGCTTGAATACCGTGAAAATATTGATGAAATCTATTTGATGGTGCAAAAGGAAGTGGCAGAGCGGATTGTCTCAAAGCCACACAGCAAAAATATGAGCCTGCTTACTCACGCAGTACAGTTTTACGCTGAAACAGAATATTTATTTACTGTTCCAAAAGAAAAATTTGATCCTGTTCCAAAAGTTGATTCAGCATTTTTAGGAATAAAAATTTTGAAAAATAAAAAGTATGAAAGTCAAATTTCGGAAGAAAAATATTTTAAATATTTGAGAGAAGCGTTTTCAAATAAGAGAAAAAGTATTTCTAATAATTTATCGAATTTAGGATTTTCAAAAGATTTTGTAAAAGAATGCTTGAAAAAAGTTGGCAAAACAGAATTGGCTAGAGCAGAAGAATTTTCTGTGCAAGGATTTATTGATTTTATTAGGATTTTGGAAGGTTAA
- the hpt gene encoding hypoxanthine phosphoribosyltransferase, with translation MSNNFEFGIKKQLITREELSKKVKELGEKITCDFKDEDAPLIVIGLLKGSVVFMADLIREIKLPLEIDFIEASSYGEGTHTTREVKILKDLRSTISGKNVLVVEDIIDSGFTLKKILQILGSRNPKKVSLCTLLDKPERREVEVEVQYVGFQIPNEFVVGYGLDFDEKYRNLEYIGIAEPSVFE, from the coding sequence ATGAGTAATAATTTTGAATTTGGAATAAAAAAACAGTTGATAACTAGGGAAGAACTTTCAAAAAAAGTAAAAGAACTGGGAGAAAAAATAACTTGTGACTTTAAAGACGAAGATGCTCCGCTAATAGTAATTGGGCTGTTAAAAGGGTCGGTGGTATTTATGGCTGATTTGATTAGGGAGATAAAACTGCCGCTTGAAATTGACTTTATTGAAGCATCTAGTTATGGCGAAGGAACTCACACTACTAGAGAAGTTAAAATTTTAAAAGATTTGAGAAGTACGATAAGCGGGAAAAATGTGTTAGTTGTGGAAGACATAATTGATTCAGGATTTACATTGAAGAAAATTTTACAAATTTTAGGTAGCAGAAATCCTAAAAAAGTATCACTTTGTACACTTTTGGACAAACCCGAAAGAAGAGAAGTGGAAGTGGAAGTTCAGTATGTTGGATTTCAAATTCCAAATGAATTTGTTGTTGGATATGGTCTGGATTTTGACGAAAAATATAGAAATCTTGAATATATTGGAATTGCAGAACCATCAGTTTTTGAATAG
- the rplT gene encoding 50S ribosomal protein L20, producing the protein MPRVKTGIIRRKRHKKVLKEAKGYRGSTKSNYRKANEAVKKAMAYATEHRKQKKRKMRELWIIRINAATRLNGVSYSRFMNGLKKAGIELDRKVLADLALNNPAEFAKLVEKVK; encoded by the coding sequence ATGCCAAGAGTAAAAACAGGAATAATTAGAAGAAAAAGACATAAAAAAGTTTTAAAAGAAGCAAAAGGTTATAGAGGATCAACAAAATCAAATTATAGAAAAGCTAATGAAGCAGTTAAAAAAGCAATGGCTTACGCAACTGAACATAGAAAACAGAAAAAAAGAAAAATGCGTGAATTATGGATTATTAGAATCAATGCCGCTACCAGATTAAACGGAGTTTCATATTCAAGATTCATGAATGGGCTTAAAAAAGCTGGTATTGAATTAGATAGAAAAGTTTTAGCTGATTTAGCATTAAACAATCCTGCAGAATTTGCAAAATTGGTAGAAAAAGTTAAATAA
- the rpmI gene encoding 50S ribosomal protein L35, producing the protein MPKMKTHKGTKKRVKVTGSGKISIKHSGKSHILTKKSHKRKKRLGQDAIVPKGAERKIKKVLAGQEGR; encoded by the coding sequence ATGCCAAAAATGAAAACACATAAAGGAACAAAAAAAAGAGTAAAAGTTACAGGAAGTGGAAAAATTTCTATTAAACATTCAGGAAAAAGTCATATCTTAACTAAAAAATCTCACAAAAGAAAGAAAAGATTAGGACAAGATGCGATTGTTCCTAAAGGTGCAGAAAGAAAAATTAAAAAAGTTTTAGCTGGACAAGAAGGAAGATAA
- the infC gene encoding translation initiation factor IF-3 codes for MNERIRAREIRVIGDDGEQFGVLSVREALAIAAERELDLVEISPNATPPVCKIMDYGKFKYEKTKKDKENKKKQKNIVVKEIRIKPHIDEHDKATKISQIKKFIEKDHKVKVSLRLTGRERLHADSAIKVLDEFASHFEELAVIEKKYGKEQVQKFILLSPKK; via the coding sequence ATGAACGAAAGAATCAGAGCAAGGGAAATAAGAGTAATTGGTGATGACGGAGAACAATTTGGAGTTTTATCTGTTCGTGAGGCTTTGGCAATTGCGGCAGAAAGAGAATTGGATTTAGTTGAAATTTCACCGAATGCAACACCGCCTGTCTGCAAAATTATGGATTATGGAAAATTCAAATATGAGAAAACAAAAAAAGACAAAGAAAATAAGAAAAAGCAAAAAAATATTGTCGTGAAAGAAATTAGAATAAAACCTCATATTGATGAACACGACAAAGCAACAAAAATTTCTCAAATTAAAAAATTTATAGAAAAAGACCATAAAGTAAAAGTTAGTTTAAGACTTACAGGTAGAGAAAGATTACACGCAGATTCTGCAATCAAAGTGTTGGATGAATTTGCAAGTCATTTTGAGGAACTTGCTGTTATAGAAAAAAAATATGGAAAAGAACAAGTGCAAAAATTTATTTTATTATCACCAAAAAAATAA